Part of the Polyangium spumosum genome is shown below.
GGAATCCGGTCGCGGTCCCAGCGCCTTCCGTGCCCGCGGAAGCGGACGGCCCATGGCGCGACCGCACGTCTACTCCTTTCCCGTCCGGAGTCAAAACGGCAAACGCGGCGTAGCTGCCAGGTCGACACGAGCCGTGGTAGGACAGGCGCGAAAGGAAGGCGCTGGGCTCGCCATGATCGACGAAACGCACCCCTTGCTGCTGGGCTCGGCGTCGCCGCGGCGCCGCGAGATCCTCGGCACGCTCGGCCTGCCCCTGCGGGTCGTGTCGCTCGACATCGACGAGCGGCTGCGGCCGAGGGAGGGGCCGCTGCCCTACCTCGAGCGTGTCGTGTCGGACAAGCTCGCCGCGGCGACGCCACACGCGGTGGGCGTGGGCGCGGTGCTCGTGGCCGACACCTCGGTGATCCTGGGCGACGTCGCGCTCGGCAAGCCCGCGGACGACGCCGAAGCGCGCGCCATGCTCGCGGCCCTCGCGGGTCGCGAGCACGAGGTCTGGACCCGCTTCGTGATCGCCGCGGGCGCCGATCCCACGCGCCCCGTCCACGCCGAGACCGTACGGACCCGTGTCTTCTTCCGCGCGCTCGACGCGGCCGAGATCCAGGCCTACGCCGCGACGGGCGAGGGCCTCGACAAGGCGGGCGCCTACGCGATCCAGGGCATCGGCAGCTTCGCCGTCGAGCGCATCGAGGGCTCGTACTCCAACGTCGTGGGCCTTCCGGCGTGTGAGGTCATCGTCGCCTTGCGCCGCGCGGGCCTGCTCGGGCGATTCCCGCGCCCCACGCACGCGTGACGGCCCCGAGCACCTCGCCCCGCCGACGGGACACCCTGATCGTCCTCGCGGCCGCGCTGCTCGCGCGCCTCGCCGTCGTGGCCTGGGCTGCGCCACGTTTCCCGCCGACCGCGGACGGCACCTTCTATCACCGCATCGCCGAGCGCGTGGCCGCGGGCCTCGGCTACACGTGGCTCTGGCCCGACGGCGTCGTCACCTACGCCGCGCATTACCCCGTCGGGTACCCGGCGCTCATCGGCGGCGCGTACGCGCTCTTCGGCGCGCATCCGGGCGTCGCGATGCTGATGAACGCCGTGCTCGGCGCGCTCGCCGCGGTCGCCGTCCATCGCCTCGCGGCGCGCGCGGTCTCCCCGGGCCCTGCGCTCGCTGCGGGTTTGCTCGTCGCGCTGCATCCGGGCCTCGTCGCGTACACGCCGGCGCTCATGAGTGAAGGCGTCACGGCCGCGCTCGTCACGTGCGCCGCGTGGGCGGCCGCGTGGCTGCGCGACGCCGTGCCTCTCGGCGCGCCGCGTACGATCGTGGCGCGCGTCGTGGTCCTCGGCGTCGTCGTCGGCCTCGCCACGCTCGTCCGTCCGCAGAGCCTCGTCTTCGCGCCTCTCTTCGCGCTGCTCGCGCTCGCGCCGCTCGCGGGACGACGCGCGGGCTGGAAGGCGCTTGGCTTCGCTGCGCTCGCCACGGCTTTTGCGCTCGCCGTGTGTGCTCCCTGGACCGCGCGTAACTGCGAGCGCATGAACCGCTGCGCGCTCGTCAGCGTCAACGGCGGCTGGAACCTGCTCATCGGCGCGGATCCCGCGTCCACCGGGGCGTGGTCACCGATCAAGGTCCCGGACGCGTGCCGCGAGGTCTGGGACGAAGCGGGCAAGGACGCGTGTTTTGGCCGCGCGGCCGCGCTCTACATCACGGAGCACCCGGGCGCCTGGCTCTCGCTCGTCCCGCGCAAGCTCGCGGCGACGTTCGACTACTGCGGCGCGGCTGGCTGGTACCTGCACGAGTCGAACGGCGCGGCTTGCGACGACACGTGCAAGCTCGTTCTCGGCGTCGTCGAGACCCTCTACGAGCGCCTCGTCCTCGCGCTCTCCCTCGTGGGCCTCGCCCTCGCGGCGCCGGCAGCGCGCGGCCGCAAGATCGCGACACGCCTCGTCGTGGCGCTCGGGATCGTCTTCCTGTTCCAGACGCACGCGTGGGTCGCCTACCTCGCGCTCGTCGTGGCGGCGCTCTTCGGCGGACGTTCTTTGTTACGAGGCCCCGTCTTGCCTGCGGCTGCGGTGATCGTCCTCGGCGCGACCTTGCTGACGCACGCGGTGTTCTTCGGCGCGGGGCGTTACGGGCTCGTGACGTTTCCGCTGATCGCGGGGATGGCGGGGATGGTGTTTGCGTGGAGGCGCGAGCCGGAGCGGTCGTCGGCGGTCGCCGCGGACCCTGCGTGAAGCTTTTCAGCTTGGCTCGTCGAGCACGTCCGCGAGCGTCTTGGCGCTGAGCACCCGCTCGCCCCACAGCTCGAGCTGGTTGCTCTCCGCGCTCTCGATCCGGGCGATCGCGCTCGCCGGCAGATCACCGAAGCGGGCACGAAGCTGTCGAAGCAGCATGGTGCGTTCTCCCTGTGCGACACCCTCCGCGACATACTTCCTGGCGAAGTCGCTCTGGTACACGTAGCCCTTCATCATCGCCTCCAGGGCCCGACGGGCCGCGTCGTTGAGAGAATTGTATACGAGATCGTAGTAGAGGCGCGCGCGCTCGTCATCGAGCCCCTCGATCACGGGCAGCACCGCCGCGGCGATCCTCGCCCCATGTTCCGTCTCGCCGTGCGCCATGGCCGAGAGCACGCCGAGCTCGGGCCGCCTGGCCGCGTCCTCGAGGTCCGTCACGACCGGAACCGCCTCGCGCCCCAGCACCGGTGGGCGCAGAACGAACCCGGGCACGCCCGTTTCGATCGGCTCCGCGCACCACGCCGCGACGGCGGGGTCCGGTGCGACCACGAGCAGACAGGCCGGGCAGCCGTGAATCGATCGCGAGACCGTCACATACGCGGGCCAACTGAAGCGCTTCCGAGCGGCGATCGCGAGCTGGACCTCGACGATGAGGACCAGGACCGGCACGTCACGGTCGAGCAAGAGGACGACGACGTCGGCGCGGTACTCCGCGGGCTGAACCCGGGTCAGGTCGATCGAGGCGAGGCGCGCATCGGTGTACGAGGGGAGGATGATGCCCAGCGTTTCGACCAGGATCTCGGGCGCGAGCGAGGGGCGATTTCGGAAGAGATCCACGAGGACCTCGTGGGCCATGGAGACCATGGCGGCGAGGTTCGCACGAGCGCGCGTCCGAGGACAAACCTCAGGGCGAACCCTCCCCCCTCCATTCCGGGGTCGCGTCTCCCTCTGCACAGCGCAGACACCGACCTGTGTGCGATCGGAAACACTTCTGCGCAGTGCAGAGGTTCTCGCCTGTTCGCCCTCGGCGGCCTGATCACCGCGTCTTTGACATGCCTCGCGAAGCCGAGCATTCTTGCGCCCGAGGGCTCTACTTGGCGCCCCCAGTTCTACGATGGGGCTCCGCCCGCCGAGCGGGCTTCGCCCCAAGCTCCAGTCGAGGTTCGGAGGAGACGACCCGATGCCGCTGATCGAGACCGAGGAGGCCGCACGCCGCTTGGCGCGCGCCATCGCGAGCGACCTCTCTCTCTACAACGAAGAGAAGATCGTCCAGGGGATCCAGAACGACGATCTCTTCACCGTCCTCGCTGAGGAGATCGAGGAGGGGCGCGCCCTCTACAAGAGCCGCGTCTCGCCCGACCTCTACATCAAGAACTTCTACGATCGCGCCATCGTCGACATCCTCGTGAAGTCGAAGGGGCACGTAAAATCCAAAATCTGGTAGCTCGACCTCCTGGATGAACTGCGCATCGCGCAGTTCATCCACCTTCGGTCCAGGCCGTGCCTGGTCCGGGTCCAGGGGTGGACAACCCCTGGTGGGGTGAAGGGGCAACGCCCCTTCTCACGCCTTCCTGATCGCCTCGATCGCGCCTGCCATGTCCGCGGGGATCGGGCTCTCGAAGTGCACATGCCTCCGCGTCGCGGGGTGCTCGAAGCCGAGCACCCGCGCGTGTAGCGCTTGCCGGCCGAGCGCCTCTGCCACCTCGCGCAGGGCCTTCTCCTTCGGCGTCTTCCCGTAGAGCGTGTCCCCGAGGATCGGCGTCTTCCCTCGCTCCGCGAGGTGCACGCGGATCTGATGCGTGCGCCCCGTCTCCAGACGACACGCGACGAGTGTCGCCGGCCCCAGACGCTCGAGCACCACCACACGCGTCACCGCGCGCTTGCCCTCCTCCACGTGTGTCGTGAAGCGCAGCCGATCCGTCGGGTGACGGCCGTGCAGGGTCGCGAAGGTCGCTTCCTTCGCCGCGCCCACCACCACGGCCACGTACTCGCGCTCGATGGCGTGCTTTGCGAACTGCGCCTTCAGCGCCTCGCGGGTCTCCGCGTCCTTCGCCACCACGAGTAGACCGCTCGTGTCCTTGTCGAGGCGGTGCACGATGCCGGGACGCAGGTGCCCCTCGGGATCGAGAGGATCGGCGCCTGCGCGTTCGAAGCCGCCGCGGCCGAGCAGCGCGTTGACCAGTGTCCCGCTCGCGTGACCCTTCGCTGGATGCACCACGAGCCCGGCGGGCTTGTCCACCACGAGCAGGTGCGCGTCCTCGTACACCACGGCGAGCTCGATCGAGCTGTCCGGCTCGGCGCGTGTTGGTTCGGGGGGCTCGGGGGTCACGTCGATGCGCGCGCCTTCGGCGACGGACATCGACGCGCGGCCTGGCTTGCCGTCGACGAGGACGCGGCCGTTTTCGATCCAGCGTTGCACCGCGGCGCGTGACGCGGCCGTGCCTGCCTTCTCCAGCAGCCGCACGACGAGCTTGTCCAGCCGGTCGCGCGGATCGGCCGCGCTCGCTTCGAACGTGGAGGTCACGAGGGGCTCGGGCGCGCTTCGTATCACGGACCGTGGATCAGTAGTCCGAGCTCTCGTCCTCGTCCTCTTCTCGCGAGTGCAGCTCGGGGTTGGCCGCGAGGTGCGAGTCGAGGTCGTCGAGCATCGCGCTCTCGCGCAGCTTGAGCAGGCCGAGCTGATGCGCGAGGTAGAGGTCGAAGGCCGTGTAACGCGGGAAGACGCGTACGTTCGTCTCGTCGTTCTCCAGGCCGAGGATCAGGAGCTCGCCGTCGCGCCTCGCCTCGCCGAGGTAGAGCGCGTTCCAGGGCTGGCCCGGCTTGTTCGGCAGGCGCACGACCTTGCCGCGGACGCGCGAGTCGGTCCATCCGAGCTCCACCATCGCCTCGGCGAGCTTGCGGACCGAGGTGATCTTCGGCTGCGGTGAGCGCGGGTCTGCGCCGAAGCGGTGCTTGCCTTTGAAGCGCTTGCCGAAGCTCGCGAACGTGAAGTCGTACGCGAGGAAGGTCCGGAGCGTGGGCGGCAGCTCCACCATCAGCTTCGACTCGAGGGCGTCGAGCGCGGCCGAGCTCGCGCCGACGACGCTCGCTCCCTCCGGGCGCTTCGAAAGCTCCGCGATGACGCGCTGTACAAGCCCGATGCCTCGTTCGATGGTCGCCATGTCGTAGGCGTACACGACCGTCAAGGCGTGCGTTCTGTCAAGAGATTCCGTTGACTTTCGGACGGGGAGGGCGCTGGCTCGCCCCCGAGCACGGCCGCTCCATGCTTGGCACGGAGCAGGGCGAGCGCCGCGAAGCCGACCGCGACGGCGAACCACAAGGTGGCGAACCGCACGAGGATCATGGCCGCCGTCGCCGTCGCCGGCTCCACGCCGCCGAGGCGCGCCATCTGCTCCTCGAGCAGCTTCTCCGTCACGCCGAGGCCGCCCGGGACAGGCACGAGCGCGCCGGCGAGCGTGGCCGTCGAGTAGAAAAACATCGTCAGCGGCATCGACGCTTGCTCGGCGAACCCGCGCAGGATGACCCAGAGGCCGATGCCTTCGAGGGACCACGCGCCGATCGAGAGCAGCGTCGGCCACACGAGCTGCGCGGGCGAGACGATCGTCCGCAGGCCGCCGAGCGCCTCGTTGATCTTCGGCGCGAGTTTCCCGCCGACGCGCCCGAGCGGACCGGGGAGCCTCGGCAAGAGCCGTATGACGGCGCCGTTCACGGCGGGGACGGAGACGAAGACGAGGAGCGCGATCACGGTGAAGGCGCCGAAGCCGGCCCAGATCGCGCCGCCGGGGAAGCTCGCGCTGCCGACCGCGATGATGGTGATGACGCCGATGAGATCCGTGACGCGCTCGGCGATGACGATGGGCGCGGTGCGCTCGATGGGGATCTTGCGGAGCTGGAAGAGGATCAGCGACTTGAAGACCTCGCCGACCTTGCCCGGCGTGACCGTCAGGACGAACCCCGACAGGAAGACGAGCAGGCTCTCGAGCTTGGGCACGCCGCGGATGTCGAGCCGCGCGAGGTAGTACTCCCACTTGAGGTAACGCAGGAGGTAGTTGCCGAACGCGAGCGCGCAGGCGATCACGAACGTCGACCAGGCGTAGACGGAGAGGCGCGCGGCGATGAGGTTCGCGTCGCGGTAGAGGACGAGCGCGCCGTAGAGGACGACGCCGAGCAGCATCACCAGCACGACGCGGCGGACCAGGTTGTTCAAGGAGCCGCTCCGATCATGGGGACTTCGCGCGCTTGCTGGCGCGCCTCGCGCGCAGGGCGAGGTAGACGATCGCGCCGAGCACCACGGCGGCGCCGAGCGCGGCGACGGCCCACCAGGGCGCGACCAAAACACCGCGGGCGAGGCCCTCGGGGGGCCGCTCGGTTTTCGTCTGCACGAAGCTCACGCGGGCTCGTCGTTACACGGGCCTAGGGGGAAGGGCAAGAAGCGGTATTGTTCGCGCACGCGAGAGGTCGCGAGGAGGAGGACGGGATGGGTCTGCTCGACGGCAAGGTGGCAATCATCACGGGCGCAGGCGGCGGGATCGGCCGCGCGGAGGCGCTGCTCTTCGCCCGGGAGGGCGCGAAGGTGGTCGTCAACGACGTCGGCGGCGCGCGCGACGGAAGCGGCGGAAGTGACGCCATGGCGCGGAAGGTCGTGGAGGAGATCACGGCGGAGGGCGGCGTCGCCGTGCCGAACTTCGACACGGTGGCGACGGCCGCGGGCGCGGCGGGCATCGTGAAGAGCGCGCTCGACGCGTTTGGCCGGATCGACGTGCTCGTGAACAACGCGGGCATCCTGCGAGACAAGACGCTGCTCAAGCTCGACGAGGAGCTCTGGGACAGCGTGATCGCCGTGCACTTGAAGGGCACGTTCCTCGTCACGCAGGCGGTGGTGAAGCAGATGGTCGCGCAGGGCGGCGGGGGCCGCGTCGTCAACACGACGAGCGTCTCGGGCATGGTCGGCAACTTCGGCCAATCGAACTACGCGGCCGCGAAGGCCGGGATTTACGGCTTCACGCGCACGGCGGCGATCGAGCTGCAGAAGCACCGCATCACGGTGAACGCGCTCGCGCCGGTGGCCAAGACGCGCATGACCGAGGATCTCCCGATGTTCCAGGCCGGCATGGAGTCGCTCACGCCCGAGCACATCGCGCCGGCGGCGCTCTTTCTGGGCTCGGATCTCTGCGGGGATCGCACGGGGCACGTCCTCGCGGTCACGGGCTCGCAGGTCTTCGCGTACAAGGTCGTGCAAAGCGCGGGAAAGTTCAAAGACGAGGGCGCGGCGTGGACGGCCCAGGAGATCGCCGATCACTGGGACGTGATCACCAAGGTCTGAAGCCGGGCGGGCGGCCGACGATCACGCGCTGGTCTCCGGGTTGGCCCTGCGCCGCGGCTCACGGACCGCGCTCGTTCTCCGCGAAAGATCCCGCCCGGAACGGCCCGTTTCGGCCATCCCGGCCGTTGCTGGGCTGGGACACGGATGCTAGTTTCGATCTTCAGCGGCGGCCGTCGTGAGCCTTGATCCCACGATCTGCCCCTTCCGCTCCGGGAGCCTCACGAACCGGCATGTCGCGCGAAGCCCAAATCCCCCTGCTGCTCTGGATCTCCGCGGCCATCGTCGTCCACTGGATGGGCGGGAACGGTGCTGTGGAGGTCGCGCAGGTCGTCGAGGATCGCGCGCAGATCCGAGCTCTCGTCGATTCCGTTCGTGAGGGGCTGCGTCCCGAGGACACGCAGTTCGAGATCCTCGTCGATGCGCCCCCGACGCCCTCGCCGCAAGCGGCCGAGCCGCCCGAGGAGAAGGCCGACGAGACGAACGACGACGAGGAGTCGGATCCGGACGCCGTCCCGGAGCCGCCGAAGACGCCCAAGATCAAGCCGCCGAAGCCGGAGAAGAAAGAAGAGCCGAAGGTCGAGCCGCCCAAGGTCGAGCCTCCCAAGGAGGAGCCGAAGGTGGTCCCGCCGCCTCCGTTGATGCAGCCTCCGCCGCCGCCTCCACCGCCTCCGCCTCCGCCGCCGCCGACGCCGGAGGAGGTCGCGAAGCAGGAGCCGCCGAAGCCGATCCAGCCGGATCGCCGCATCTCGGTGCGCCAGCACGTCGAGCCGAACCAGAAGGACAACCCGTCGGCGAACCGCATCGCGGATCAGGCGAACACCGTGAAGGAAGAGACGGTCGCGCGCCTGCGGTCCCACGATCACGATCACGCCGAGACGAACGCGGGCGCGATGAAGAAACCCGCGACCTCGGGCGAGGGGAACGACGACCACGAGAAGGTCGCCGACAGCGAAGAGAAGGCCGGCTCGGACAAGGCGCCGGGCGAGTCGAAGGATCGCAGCGAGAGCGCCGAGCATCACCACACGGCGAAGCCCGCGCCGCCCGCGGCCGCGATCGCGAAGGCGTCACCGCCTCCGTCGGCGCCCGGTGGAACGACGGGTGGAGGCGCGAACGCGCCGAAGACGCCCGCAGCTCCGCCCCCGAGCCCCGGCGGCGCAGGTCCCGCGTCACCCGAGGTCGTCGCAGGCGCAGGGCCGGGCGGGTTCACCATGGATCCGGCGAACCCCGGCGGAGACGGCAAGAGCCGGAGGGCCGGAAAGAAGCGGCGACCGGCGCCGTATCAGAGCCCGGTCAAGGTCGGCTCCGTGGGCCTCGGCGCGCCCGGGATCGCCGGCGGGCCGAACCTGAACCTCTCCCACGCGGGCTTCGAGGCCTCGGTCGGTCGGGAAAAACTCCAGGCCGAGCGCGCGGCCGACGGCGCGGCGCGGCGCAGCGCGCATCGCGGCAAGTGGGACAAGAACAACTTCGGCAAGTACAAGGCCGCGATCGAGAACTACGAGCCGACGGTGAAGGTCGGCAACCAGACGGCGCTGAACGCCGCGCAGTCCGTGTTCGCCACGTACCTGAACACGATCCACAACCGCCTGCACCCGATCTTCGCCGAGGAGTTCCTCGCGTCGCTCGACAACCTCCCGCAGCAGCACAAGCTGAACACGAAGCTCGTCACGCACCTCGAGATCGTGCTGAGCAAGGACGAGGGGAAGATCGTCCGGATGGGCGTGACCCGAGCGAGCGGGACGACGGTCTTCGACATCGTGGCGCTGAACTCGATGAACCGCGCCTCGCCCTTCGGGAAGGCGCCCGACGCGATCGTGTCGCACGACGGCAAGGTCTACCTGCACTGGGAGTTCCACCGCGATCCGGTGGACGCATGCAGCACGCGGAACGCGTATCCGTACCTCCTGTCCGCGCCGAAGGGCGGCGGAGGCATCTCGCCGGTGGGGCCGCCGCGCGCGCCGACGCCGACGCACTCGGACGAGCGACGCGGTCCGCCTCCGCTCTTGCCTGTCCCGACGCGCTGAGCCTCACCCCCGGCCCCTCTCCCTCGCGGGAGAGGGGGGAAGATGTGGAGCAGGGTTTGTCGAGGACAGGCCGAGACGACCCGCCCCTGAACTGGTAGTATCGGCCCCGATGTCCAAGGACGCTGCATCCGCAGCTCGCGTGAGCATCGCGCGGATCGAGCAAACGCTCGCGGACTCGCCGGCTTTCGTCCGTGTCGAGCCGCGTTTCTACGTGGTCCGGCAGGGGACGGCGTACATCTACATCCAGATCCTCCCGTGGGAGCCGGACCGCGCCGTCGTGCGGTTCGTGGCGCAGCTCGTCCGCGGCGTCGAGATGACGCCCGACCTCGCGATGAAGCTCCTGCGCATGAACGCGCGCCTCCGGTTCGGGGCCTTCGGCTACGTCGCGCAGGGCGCGTGTGTGGTCCTCGTGCACACGTTGCTCGGCGGCGAGACGCTCGATCCGGACGAGATCCTCGCGGCCCTTCGTGACATGTCCGTCATCGCCGACGAGTACGACGACCGGATCTTCGAGGAGTTCGGCGGCCACCGCATGCAGGACCTGATCGACGCGTCCGCGGCGTCGTCGTTCTTCGACGGCATGGCCCAGCCGCGCGATTGCGACTGGAGCGACGCGTGAGCGAGCGTCTCTCCGGGTGCCGCTCGCGACGAGCCCGAGCGCGATGAGCACGGAAGGCGAAAGCGTCGAAGCTCCCGGAGCGCGTGGCTCGGCGCCCCCTCCGCCGCCCGCGCCCGCCGAGGCGCCGAGCAGCTTCGGCGCGCTCGTGTTCGTGCGTCCGCTCGCCGCGTTTGCGGTGATCGCCATGCTCCTCGGGCGCGTGATCGGGCCCTCCGTGCGAGGCCTGGCCGTCGGGCTCGGCAGGACGGGGGATGTCGTCGAGCTCGTGGGCGCCGCGATGTCGCAGTTTTTCCTGATCGTCGCGACGGTCGGCGCCATGGCGCTCGGCCTCTCCGCGCTGCGCGCAGGGTTGCCTTCGATCGTGCGCTTCGGGGCCGTCTTCGCGAGTGGCCTCGTCGTGCTCGTGACGCTCTCGGCGTCGGCTTCGCGTGTGCCGGAGGGCTCGCTCGTGCTCGTCGGGGGCGTGGCGTGCGCGCTCGCGCTGCTCGCGGCCTGGGACACGATGCGGACGCCGTTCGCGCGGGCGACCGCGGTGATGCTCGGGCTGCTCGGGCTCGGCGGGCTCATGCGGGTCGTGTCGGTGCTCATCGTGATGCGCGAAGGCGTGGCGCCGGCGGCGCTCGCGCGGATGGCGCGTGGCGTGTCGACGGTGGGGCTCTTGCTCGACGGCGCGGCGATGGCCGTGGCCGTGGGGGTCGTCTCGTCGCGCGGCAAGAAGCTCACGAGCCCGGCCACGCTCGTGGCGCTCGCGGCGGCGCTGTTCGCGACGCGGCAAGCGCTCGCGGGCTCGTCCGTCGACGCGGCGGCGATGAGCGTGCTCCTCTCGCGCGCGGCGAAGAACCTGATCTTGCGCCCCGAGCCTCTCGTCTCGCCCGCGATCGCCACGTTCGTCGCCTTCGCGGCGCCGGCGATCGCGTTGGCGGCGCTGTCGACGCGGACGCTCACGCCGGCGCTCTCCGGGGCGATCGCGCTCCTCCTGGTGGCGCGGGGCGCGCCCGACGTCCCGCTCTGCGCGCTCGCGCTGGTGCTCGCCTCGCTCGCGACCGTGCTCGCGTCGCGGGATCATCGAGGCCTCTGGGCCGCGCTCGCGGGAGAGGCGAAGGGCGCGCGGCCGGGCTGAACGTGGCGGATTTTCTTCCGACCGACGGGACGAACCGGCGCGCTCCGTTGACGTGCCGCCGGGCGTTCACTACGACGCGGGGGCCCATGCAGCCTCGTCGAATCACCTGGATCGTCCCTTCGTTCGTGGCTGTGCTCGCGCTCGCGGCCGGCTGCCAGAAGGAGGCGGGGACCTCGCCTTCACCCGCGGCGTCCGCGACGGCGAGCGCCGCGCCGGCGGGCAAGCTCGGCAGCGCGACGATCGCCGGCGGCGTGAAATTCACGGGAGAGCCGCCCGCGATGAAGGTGCCGACGAAGCGCGCGCAAGCGACCGACGTCTGCAAGGACAAACAGCTCGTCCACGACGCCGTGATCGTGAACGACGGCAAGCTGAAGGACGTGCTCGTCCGTATCGCGCCGAAGAGCTTCGACGGTCGTTACGAGGTGCCTGCGGCTGCGACCGTGGATCAGGTCGACTGCGTGTACGTGCCGCGGATCCAGGGTGTCCTCAGCGGGCAGGAGATCCTCGTGAAGAACAGCGACCGGACGCTGCACAACGTGCACACGTACCTCG
Proteins encoded:
- a CDS encoding SMI1/KNR4 family protein; translated protein: MATIERGIGLVQRVIAELSKRPEGASVVGASSAALDALESKLMVELPPTLRTFLAYDFTFASFGKRFKGKHRFGADPRSPQPKITSVRKLAEAMVELGWTDSRVRGKVVRLPNKPGQPWNALYLGEARRDGELLILGLENDETNVRVFPRYTAFDLYLAHQLGLLKLRESAMLDDLDSHLAANPELHSREEDEDESSDY
- a CDS encoding T3SS (YopN, CesT) and YbjN peptide-binding chaperone 1; amino-acid sequence: MSKDAASAARVSIARIEQTLADSPAFVRVEPRFYVVRQGTAYIYIQILPWEPDRAVVRFVAQLVRGVEMTPDLAMKLLRMNARLRFGAFGYVAQGACVVLVHTLLGGETLDPDEILAALRDMSVIADEYDDRIFEEFGGHRMQDLIDASAASSFFDGMAQPRDCDWSDA
- a CDS encoding carboxypeptidase regulatory-like domain-containing protein → MQPRRITWIVPSFVAVLALAAGCQKEAGTSPSPAASATASAAPAGKLGSATIAGGVKFTGEPPAMKVPTKRAQATDVCKDKQLVHDAVIVNDGKLKDVLVRIAPKSFDGRYEVPAAATVDQVDCVYVPRIQGVLSGQEILVKNSDRTLHNVHTYLGAETVFNEATAMGSAPIAKRLPPGGIVRFGCDIHPWMRSFVVVTDHPFFAVTGADGAFRISRVPAGTYRLEAFHARYGLKSQEVKVTDGQTLEVAFSYDGAEPEPPENQGELQGLW
- a CDS encoding DUF4351 domain-containing protein, whose amino-acid sequence is MVSMAHEVLVDLFRNRPSLAPEILVETLGIILPSYTDARLASIDLTRVQPAEYRADVVVLLLDRDVPVLVLIVEVQLAIAARKRFSWPAYVTVSRSIHGCPACLLVVAPDPAVAAWCAEPIETGVPGFVLRPPVLGREAVPVVTDLEDAARRPELGVLSAMAHGETEHGARIAAAVLPVIEGLDDERARLYYDLVYNSLNDAARRALEAMMKGYVYQSDFARKYVAEGVAQGERTMLLRQLRARFGDLPASAIARIESAESNQLELWGERVLSAKTLADVLDEPS
- a CDS encoding SDR family NAD(P)-dependent oxidoreductase, yielding MGLLDGKVAIITGAGGGIGRAEALLFAREGAKVVVNDVGGARDGSGGSDAMARKVVEEITAEGGVAVPNFDTVATAAGAAGIVKSALDAFGRIDVLVNNAGILRDKTLLKLDEELWDSVIAVHLKGTFLVTQAVVKQMVAQGGGGRVVNTTSVSGMVGNFGQSNYAAAKAGIYGFTRTAAIELQKHRITVNALAPVAKTRMTEDLPMFQAGMESLTPEHIAPAALFLGSDLCGDRTGHVLAVTGSQVFAYKVVQSAGKFKDEGAAWTAQEIADHWDVITKV
- a CDS encoding lysylphosphatidylglycerol synthase transmembrane domain-containing protein codes for the protein MNNLVRRVVLVMLLGVVLYGALVLYRDANLIAARLSVYAWSTFVIACALAFGNYLLRYLKWEYYLARLDIRGVPKLESLLVFLSGFVLTVTPGKVGEVFKSLILFQLRKIPIERTAPIVIAERVTDLIGVITIIAVGSASFPGGAIWAGFGAFTVIALLVFVSVPAVNGAVIRLLPRLPGPLGRVGGKLAPKINEALGGLRTIVSPAQLVWPTLLSIGAWSLEGIGLWVILRGFAEQASMPLTMFFYSTATLAGALVPVPGGLGVTEKLLEEQMARLGGVEPATATAAMILVRFATLWFAVAVGFAALALLRAKHGAAVLGGEPAPSPSESQRNLLTERTP
- a CDS encoding Maf family protein, producing MIDETHPLLLGSASPRRREILGTLGLPLRVVSLDIDERLRPREGPLPYLERVVSDKLAAATPHAVGVGAVLVADTSVILGDVALGKPADDAEARAMLAALAGREHEVWTRFVIAAGADPTRPVHAETVRTRVFFRALDAAEIQAYAATGEGLDKAGAYAIQGIGSFAVERIEGSYSNVVGLPACEVIVALRRAGLLGRFPRPTHA
- a CDS encoding RluA family pseudouridine synthase gives rise to the protein MIRSAPEPLVTSTFEASAADPRDRLDKLVVRLLEKAGTAASRAAVQRWIENGRVLVDGKPGRASMSVAEGARIDVTPEPPEPTRAEPDSSIELAVVYEDAHLLVVDKPAGLVVHPAKGHASGTLVNALLGRGGFERAGADPLDPEGHLRPGIVHRLDKDTSGLLVVAKDAETREALKAQFAKHAIEREYVAVVVGAAKEATFATLHGRHPTDRLRFTTHVEEGKRAVTRVVVLERLGPATLVACRLETGRTHQIRVHLAERGKTPILGDTLYGKTPKEKALREVAEALGRQALHARVLGFEHPATRRHVHFESPIPADMAGAIEAIRKA
- a CDS encoding glycosyltransferase family 39 protein — its product is MTAPSTSPRRRDTLIVLAAALLARLAVVAWAAPRFPPTADGTFYHRIAERVAAGLGYTWLWPDGVVTYAAHYPVGYPALIGGAYALFGAHPGVAMLMNAVLGALAAVAVHRLAARAVSPGPALAAGLLVALHPGLVAYTPALMSEGVTAALVTCAAWAAAWLRDAVPLGAPRTIVARVVVLGVVVGLATLVRPQSLVFAPLFALLALAPLAGRRAGWKALGFAALATAFALAVCAPWTARNCERMNRCALVSVNGGWNLLIGADPASTGAWSPIKVPDACREVWDEAGKDACFGRAAALYITEHPGAWLSLVPRKLAATFDYCGAAGWYLHESNGAACDDTCKLVLGVVETLYERLVLALSLVGLALAAPAARGRKIATRLVVALGIVFLFQTHAWVAYLALVVAALFGGRSLLRGPVLPAAAVIVLGATLLTHAVFFGAGRYGLVTFPLIAGMAGMVFAWRREPERSSAVAADPA